The Phaeocystidibacter marisrubri DNA segment TATTTCTTACATCGGCTTCTGCATAAATGCGACTGATGTTTTCAAAGGTCAATCCGTATTCGATGAGAGCTGGACACAATTCAGTAGCATATCCACGTCCCCAGTGTTCGACGAGAATTCGGTATCCAATTTCCAAGGTTGTATCGTCAAAAGGAACCAATGCCACCGTTCCAATAAAGGCTTCAGTCTCCTTGTTCACAGCTGCCCAAATCAGCTTGTCAGGGCGCTGTTTGGTGTAGTTTTCGATAATGTTGAGGAGGTCGTCTTTGGCTTCGGCTGGTGTAGCCGCGTTCGAATTCGTGTAACGAACGATATCAGGATTACCTTCCAATTTGGTAAAGGAAGGCAAATCGGACATTGACAATTCTCGAACGATGAGACGGTCAGTTTCAAAAATCATGATTTCCGATTCTTACTTGCTTTTGCTTTGGGGTTGAATGCGAGGCACCAATTTACCCATTGTTCTAGTTGATTTTCGGTGTCGAATCCATCGGGTTCCACGGAAACATATCCCTTCATGGGTTTTCCAGTGAATTCCATGGCCTTTGCGCCAATCTGTTGCAGAGCCGTTTCTTGGAGTTCTTCTCCCACTCGGCACATCAACTCATTCTTTATGACGCCAATGCACATCTTGTGGTTGACCATAAAGGCTACACCACCGAACATTTTTTTCTGCTCAAATGCGACAGATTTACTCTGTAAGATGCGGTCCACTCGCTCCGCTGCATATTCGTCGTAGGCCATTCCCGAAATTTAGGGAATAGGAATTATACGACGGAAAATATTGCAGAAATAAAGTAGAAAAAAACCCTGACGATGCAATCGCATGTCAGGGTTGAAACTTATCTGTTTTTGTTGAAGTTTTTCTTGCCTTTGCTTCTCGGTGGACGATCTGTGAAACTGCGGTCTGCGGTTTCTTTTCCGTCCATTTGATCTACAAATACTTTTCTTCCAAAATATTTCCATCTCTTGAAGGCTTGGAAAGCTTCAGAACTTCTTTGCTTATCGAGTTCAATCATGGTGTGATCTTCGTGAATGCGAATCTTGCCGATTTCGATTCCCTTAATTCCACGCATGCGATTGATTTCCTTCATCAAACTTCCTTTGTTGATGCGGTCTTTGGCGCCAAGAGATAGTTTGAATACGGCAAATTCACCGGATCCTCTACGCTCTCTGTCACCTCTATCACCTCTGTCGTCACGATCACGACCTCTGTCGCGGTCATGTCCACGGTGGTTGAGATCGGCTGCTTTCTCGTATTCGTTTACGAACTGTTGAAGTGCCAAACCGGCTACGCGGTGAAGGAGTTCCGTTTTGTCCAATTCCGCCAATCCTTCGTCAACAATTGGCCAAAGCTCTTGAAGAGACTCTGGATTGCTTTCTGAATTGAGGACTTGTTGAACCCAGAATCTCGCACGAGCAGCCACAACTTCTTTACCTGACGGAAGGTCAATTTGATCAAATGGTTTTTTGATCAATCGCTCGATTTCACGAAGCTTTCTACCGTCGCGCATGTGAGCGAGAGCAATAGAAACACCTGTGCTACCCGCACGACCCGTTCTACCAGAGCGGTGAACATATACCTCAGGATCGTCTGGAAGTTGGTAGTGAATAACGTGAGTTACTTCTTTAACGTCCAAACCACGTGCAGCTACGTCTGTAGCAACGAGTACTTGTAGACTCTTATCGCGGTAGCGGCGCATAACAACGTCGCGTTGGTTTTGATTCAAATCGCCGTGAAGTGCATCTGAATTGTATCCATCACGAATGAGTTTGTCGGCGATGTCTTGGGTTTCAATCTTAGTTCTACAGAAGATGATACCGAAGATGTCTGGGTGTGCATCCAAAATACGACGAACAGCTTCGTACTTGTCTTTGGCGTGCACGGTACAAACCTGGTGCGTAATGTTAGCAGAAGAAGAGTTCTTTGCTGCGGTAGCAGTTTCTTCTGGATCGTTCATGTAGTTGCGAGCGATACGAGCAATTTCTGGAGAAATTGTTGCAGAGAACAACCATGTTTTTCTCTCTTCGTTCGCTGTACTCAAAATGGCATCCAAATCGTCTTTGAAGCCCATGTTGAGCATTTCGTCAGCCTCGTCAAGTACAAGTGTTTGTAGGTGAGAGAGGTCAAGTTTTCCTCGTTTCACCAAGTCGAGAACACGACCAGGAGTACCAATGACAACTTGCGCACCACGGCTCAAGGCTTTGATCTGATTGTAAATGGGAGCACCTCCGTAAACCGCAAGGGTTGTTACAGATTTCATGTTGGCGCTGAATTTTTCCAAGTCGCTTGTGATCTGAAGACACAATTCACGAGTTGGACAAAGAACCAATGCTTGAACTTGGTAGAAGTCATCCTCGATAGCATCGAGAAGAGGAAGGCCGAAAGCTGCGGTTTTACCGGTTCCGGTTTGAGCTAGACCAATGAGGTCACGCTCGCCTACCAAAAGTTTTGGAATTGCTTCTTGTTGAATGGGTGTAGGAGTCTCGAATCCAATAGAATTCAAGGCCGCTAGAATCTCTGGGCGTAACCCGAGATCGGCGAAAGTCTGCATAAAAAGGACCTTTAAGTACGTTGCTTGCGCAACCTGTGGCCCAGTTTATACCCGAATCATCTACTGCGCGGGCCAGTTTCGCTTAGATGCCGTTTCGAAGGCGCAAAAGTAGTGAAATTCAATGGGATATGATTATTTATATGGACTTTATTTTATTCTTGGATAGAATTGAGCACTAAATCGAGGAAGGAGTGCATGTAATCAGGCGACTGTAGATTGGCTAAATCACTGGCGTTCGACATGAATCCGGGATTGATGATGAGGCTCGGATGAACGGAGTTTTTCAGTACGTAGAATTCACCCTCTTCAATGTTAACTTCACGGAAAGTAC contains these protein-coding regions:
- a CDS encoding GNAT family N-acetyltransferase: MIFETDRLIVRELSMSDLPSFTKLEGNPDIVRYTNSNAATPAEAKDDLLNIIENYTKQRPDKLIWAAVNKETEAFIGTVALVPFDDTTLEIGYRILVEHWGRGYATELCPALIEYGLTFENISRIYAEADVRNSASIHILDRFMTFTKEIQNERLNCIDRHYEVVRREASVA
- a CDS encoding TfoX/Sxy family protein, whose product is MAYDEYAAERVDRILQSKSVAFEQKKMFGGVAFMVNHKMCIGVIKNELMCRVGEELQETALQQIGAKAMEFTGKPMKGYVSVEPDGFDTENQLEQWVNWCLAFNPKAKASKNRKS
- a CDS encoding DEAD/DEAH box helicase → MQTFADLGLRPEILAALNSIGFETPTPIQQEAIPKLLVGERDLIGLAQTGTGKTAAFGLPLLDAIEDDFYQVQALVLCPTRELCLQITSDLEKFSANMKSVTTLAVYGGAPIYNQIKALSRGAQVVIGTPGRVLDLVKRGKLDLSHLQTLVLDEADEMLNMGFKDDLDAILSTANEERKTWLFSATISPEIARIARNYMNDPEETATAAKNSSSANITHQVCTVHAKDKYEAVRRILDAHPDIFGIIFCRTKIETQDIADKLIRDGYNSDALHGDLNQNQRDVVMRRYRDKSLQVLVATDVAARGLDVKEVTHVIHYQLPDDPEVYVHRSGRTGRAGSTGVSIALAHMRDGRKLREIERLIKKPFDQIDLPSGKEVVAARARFWVQQVLNSESNPESLQELWPIVDEGLAELDKTELLHRVAGLALQQFVNEYEKAADLNHRGHDRDRGRDRDDRGDRGDRERRGSGEFAVFKLSLGAKDRINKGSLMKEINRMRGIKGIEIGKIRIHEDHTMIELDKQRSSEAFQAFKRWKYFGRKVFVDQMDGKETADRSFTDRPPRSKGKKNFNKNR